One window from the genome of Solea solea chromosome 2, fSolSol10.1, whole genome shotgun sequence encodes:
- the LOC131445268 gene encoding lactase/phlorizin hydrolase-like, whose translation MKSPLWLLCPFVLCLHECWSNRENGQGGMLLAGPLMKQASTDGGANDALFDCSHPTPPGFRQYFEHLTSRGVTHFKVPLSWAQLLPTGLPDQPQQSVVTCYRSLLKQLLHVGLQPLVVLHGSTVPEALRSRYGGWESQELVNRFQQYAEFAFREFGGLAHSWVTLSDLGDVWRELESKVSPKQNFLQLNRKIYQVYQQFHEAGGRLSLGLKAQDVDIIPQIKDSTMDFLSVHTEYHCASTADFTNDLRNIQMYSGNLPILIYEMTAPDCSYGDFKLLGKILQVLKNNNLNIVGFDMRDVLGTLDMQDAGVSIPDYTGTIESRNTYQTVWDTFKAQLTTQRDSFLNESFPADFQWATSSESFKVEGGWSEGGKGETIWDRFGHQHMAFANQTADLACDSFHKADYDVYLLRGLHVTTYQFSISWARIFPSGHRSSQSEKGALYYDKLINALIDSGIQPVVTLFHWDLPQALQDHGGWTNTSIVEAFEDYADFCFSRFGDRVKTWNTFSSPWVVSHAGYGTGVHPPGIKDYVVASYQATHNILKSHAETWHVYNDKYRTKQGGKVGIALNSDWAEPKDPSRPEDIAAADRYLQFMLGWFAHPIFVDGDYPATLKAQIEEKNKECPLSEPARLPVFTPEEKKRIRGTADFLGLNHYTSRLVNNSDGGCTPGPQGVGDFQAHVDPSWSSTASDWIYSAPWGLRRLLNYISKEYLNVTKVPVHITGNGMPTDYKGDTLKDTSRIDYMRSYINEALKAIHLDGVNVQRFTVQSLMDGFEGPQGYSERFGLHHVNFDLSDRPRTPKQSAYFYSEVIEKNGFASNKQSVHVREVNNMQPHRVSPMPPSTVPSQAKDVWRKFSSQSNFQRKLYHYGTFPYGFSWGVSSSAYQIEGGWNADGKGPSVWDTFTQKPGSIPGNPTGDVACDSYHRLDEDLYMLRALRAKSYRFSLSWSRIFPDGQRTSMNQKGVDFYNRLIDGLLAYNITPMVTLYHWDLPQALQTIKGWDNTEMIDIFNDFCDFCFATFGNRVKFWMTFNQPYTIAWSGYGLGQIPPNVKSPAIAPYRVAHNLIKAHAKAYHTYDDKYRKSQGGLVSIALNADWIEPKDVNVPREVEAADRALQFQLGWFAHPIFKNGDYPDAMKWQVGNKSELQGLSGSRLPSFTDEEKSFIRGTADMFCINHYTTKISSHATLRLTPQSYEYDKDVSEAEEGDSPTTVISNQRAVAWGLRRLLNWIKEEYGEPDIYITENGVATDSKTTWDDSTRVFYFKTYIDEALKAHDLDGVKVKGYVATSLMDSFEWLHGYKVGFGLHHVDFTNPNRPRTPKYSAHYYYQVMRDNGFPTPDDEKMLYGHFRKNFIWSTATASYQIEGGWREDGKGLSIWDKFAHTPLRVFNDDDGDIACDSYHKVEEDVAMLKQLKVTHYRFSISWSRVLPDGTTKHINEAGLNYYHRLVDALLAENIQPHVTLYHWDLPQALQDIGGWENDTIIVKFRDYANVIFGRLGPKVKFWITINEPYNIANVGHGYGAAAPGISFRPGTAPYNVGHNLIKAHAEAWHLYNDKYRATQKGIISITINSDWSEPRNPYKQEDVDAARRVVQFYIGWFAHPIFNGDYSPTMKTIIRARSLAAGLAKSRLPEFSPEEIKRIKGTHDYFAFNHYTTVLAFPVDYKNLQHYDADRGAGTVADRTWLDSGSGWLKVSPFGFRRILNFIKQEYGNPTIIITENGVSERGPVDLNDIHRSHFYEKYINQVLKAYLLDGVDIRGYTAWSLMDNLEWATGYEDRFGLFYVNRSDPKLPRVPKSSVKLYSTIITCNGYPDPTSGPHECMNPVPEGTSAPMSMGTSTTLSMETSTTVSMETSTTVSMETSAGTIAPITDNTVKFLGMTLTTSDAEIGLTTTFALLVVSVFVAIGSLIGICMLKRK comes from the exons ATGAAGAGCCCGTTGTGGCTGCTGTGTCCGTTTGTCTTGTGTCTGCATGAGTGTTGGAGCAACAGGGAGAATGGACAGGGCGGCATGCTTCTTGCCGGGCCTCTAATGAAGCAGGCCAGCACAGACGGTGGCGCGAATGATGCCCTTTTTGACTGCAGTCACCCCACACCTCCTGGCTTTCGACAGTACTTCGAGCACCTGACGAGCAGAGGGGTGACTCACTTCAAAGTACCGCTGTCATGGGCTCAACTGTTACCTACAGGCCTTCCTGACCAGCCCCAGCAGAGTGTAGTGACCTGTTACCGGAGCCTGCTCAAACAGCTGCTCCACGTGGGCCTTCAGCCTCTGGTTGTTCTTCATGGCTCCACTGTGCCTGAGGCTCTGAGGTCAAGGTATGGAGGCTGGGAGAGCCAGGAGCTGGTCAACAGGTTTCAACAGTACGCAGAGTTTGCCTTCCGGGAGTTTGGAGGTCTGGCACACTCGTGGGTGACACTGAGCGACCTGGGTGATGTTTGGCGTGAGTTAGAGTCTAAAGTTTCCCCCAAGCAAAACTTCCTCCAGCTCAACAGGAAAATCTACCAGGTCTATCAACAGTTTCATGAAGCAG GGGGACGTTTGTCACTTGGTCTGAAAGCTCAGGATGTGGACATCATTCCTCAGATTAAAGACTCAACA ATGGATTTCCTTTCAGTGCACACTGAATATCACTGTGCCTCCACTGCAGACTTTACAAATGATCTGAGGAACATACAG ATGTACAGTGGGAACTTGCCGATCCTCATCTACGAGATGACTGCTCCCGATTGCTCTTACGGTGACTTCAAGCTCCTCGGCAAGATCCTGCAAG TCCTGAAAAACAATAACCTGAACATTGTGGGATTTGACATGAGGGATGTGCTAGGTACACTGGACATGCAGGATGCTGGAGTCAG CATTCCAGATTATACAGGGACGATAGAGTCCAGGAACACTTATCAGACTGTGTGGGATACATTCAAGGCCCAGCTtacaacacagagagacagtttCCTGAATGAGTCCTTCCCTGCTGACTTCCAGTGGGCCACCTCCAGTGAATCCTTCAAGGTTGAAGGTGGCTGGTCAGAAGGTGGAAAAGGGGAAACCATCTGGGACCGCTTTGGCCACCAACACATGGCCTTTGCAAATCAGACAGCTGATCTAGCCTGTGACAGTTTCCACAAGGCGGATTATGATGTCTACCTCCTGCGAGGTCTTCATGTCACCACCTACCAGTTTTCCATCTCCTGGGCTCGTATTTTCCCTTCAGGCCACCgaagcagccaatcagagaaaGGGGCTCTCTACTATGACAAGTTGATCAATGCACTCATTGACTCTGGCATACAGCCTGTTGTCACTCTCTTCCACTGGGATCTGCCACAGGCACTGCAGGATCACGGTGGATGGACCAACACCTCCATTGTTGAAGCTTTCGAGGACTATGCAGACTTCTGCTTCTCCAGGTTTGGAGACAGGGTCAAGACCTGGAACACATTCAGTAGTCCCTGGGTGGTAAGCCATGCTGGGTACGGAACTGGTGTGCATCCTCCTGGAATAAAGGACTATGTGGTTGCATCCTATCAG GCCACTCACAATATACTAAAGTCCCATGCTGAGACTTGGCATGTCTACAATGACAAATACAGGACGAAACAAGGAGGAAAAGTGGGCATAGCTTTGAATTCTGACTGGGCAGAGCCCAAAGACCCCTCTAGACCTGAAGACATAGCAGCTGCAGATCGTTACCTGCAGTTCATGTTGGGCTGGTTTGCACATCCCATATTTGTAGATGGAGATTATCCTGCAACACTGAAGGCCCAAAttgaagagaaaaataaagagtgTCCCCTCTCTGAGCCGGCAAGGCTTCCAGTTTTCACCCctgaagagaaaaagaggatACGTGGAACAGCAGACTTTTTAGGTTTAAACCACTATACCTCCAGGCTGGTCAACAACAGTGATGGTGGCTGCACCCCTGGTCCTCAGGGGGTTGGTGACTTCCAGGCACATGTGGATCCATCATGGTCGTCTACAGCTTCTGACTGGATATATTCTGCACCCTGGGGTCTCCGAAGGCTCCTAAACTACATTTCCAAAGAATATCTGAATGTTACCAAAGTGCCTGTTCATATAACTGGGAATGGGATGCCAACTGATTACAAAGGGGACACACTCAAGGACACGAGCAGAATAGACTACATGAGGAGTTACATCAATGAGGCCCTGAAAG CTATACATCTGGATGGAGTAAATGTGCAGCGGTTTACTGTTCAGTCACTAATGGATGGTTTTGAGGGCCCACAAGGCTACAGTGAACGGTTTGGACTTCATCATGTCAACTTTGACCTGTCTGACAGACCCAGGACTCCAAAGCAGTCTGCCTATTTTTACTCTGAGGTTATTGAAAAGAACGGTTTTGCTTCCAACAAACAGTCGGTTCATGTAAGAGAAGTGAACAACATGCAACCACATCGAGTTTCCCCAATGCCACCTTCCACAGTCCCATCACAAGCCAAGGATGTCTGGAGGAAATTCTCGAGCCAAAGTAATTTTCAGAGAAAACTTTACCACTATGGTACTTTCCCTTATGGCTTCAGTTGGGGTGTATCATCATCAGCTTACCAGATTGAAGGTGGCTGGAATGCTGATGGAAAGGGGCCCAGTGTTTGGGATACATTCACTCAAAAACCTGGCAGTATTCCTGGTAATCCCACTGGTGATGTAGCCTGTGACAGCTACCACAGACTTGATGAAGACCTCTACATGCTGCGAGCTCTGAGGGCAAAGTCATACAGATTCTCTTTGTCCTGGTCCAGGATCTTTCCTGATGGTCAGCGGACCTCCATGAACCAGAAAGGTGTCGACTTCTACAACAGACTCATTGATGGTCTCTTAGCATATAACATCACCCCCATGGTGACTCTCTATCACTGGGACCTCCCTCAAGCTCTGCAGACCATCAAAGGTTGGGACAACACAGAAAtgattgacatttttaatgacttttgtgATTTCTGCTTTGCCACATTTGGGAACAGAGTGAAATTCTGGATGACCTTCAACCAGCCTTACACAATTGCATGGTCAGGATATGGACTTGGACAGATCCCACCAAATGTTAAAAGTCCAGCAATTGCGCCATACAGAGTTGCACACAACTTGATTAAAGCTCATGCTAAGGCCTACCATACATATGATGATAAGTACCGCAAATCCCAAGGTGGTCTAGTATCCATTGCTCTCAATGCTGACTGGATTGAACCTAAAGATGTTAATGTTCCCAGAGAGGTGGAGGCAGCTGATCGTGCTCTGCAGTTCCAACTTGGCTGGTTTGCTCACCCTATTTTCAAGAACGGTGACTATCCTGATGCAATGAAGTGGCAAGTTGGGAACAAAAGTGAACTTCAGGGCCTTTCGGGATCAAGACTTCCTTCCTTCACTGATGAAGAGAAGAGTTTTATCAGGGGAACTGCTGACATGTTCTGCATAAACCACTACACAACAAAGATTTCAAGCCATGCTACTCTCAGGCTTACACCGCAATCTTATGAATATGACAAGGATGTGTCAGAAGCAGAGGAAGGTGATTCACCAACTACTGTCATCAGTAACCAGAGAGCTGTTGCATGGGGCTTGAGAAGACTCCTCAACTGGATCAAAGAGGAGTATGGGGAGCCAGACATTTATATTACTGAGAATGGAGTAGCTACAGATTCAAAAACCACTTGGGATGATTCTACCAGAGTATTCTATTTCAAGACCTATATTGATGAGGCTCTCAAAG CCCATGACCTTGATGGTGTGAAGGTGAAAGGCTACGTGGCTACATCCCTCATGGATTCCTTTGAGTGGCTTCATGGGTACAAAGTTGGATTTGGGTTGCACCATGTGGACTTCACCAACCCAAACCGACCAAGGACACCCAAGTACTCAGCTCATTACTACTATCAAGTCATGAGGGACAATGGTTTCCCCACACCAGATGATGAAAAAATGCTTTATGGTCATTTCCGTAAGAATTTCATTTGGAGTACTGCAACAGCATCATACCAG ATTGAAGGGGGATGGAGAGAAGATGGGAAAGGTCTCAGCATCTGGGACAAGTTTGCTCACACTCCTCTCAGAGTGTTCAATGATGATGACGGGGACATAGCATGTGACAGTTATCATAAAGTAGAGGAGGATGTTGCCATGTTGAAGCAACTTAAAGTGACCCACTATCGTTTCTCCATATCCTGGTCAAGGGTGCTTCCTGATGGCACCACCAAGCACATCAATGAGGCTGGCCTCAACTATTACCACAGATTGGTGGATGCACTACTTGCTGAAAACATCCAACCTCAT GTCACTCTCTACCACTGGGACCTTCCACAAGCTCTGCAGGATATTGGTGGCTGGGAGAATGACACCATTATTGTCAAATTCAGAGACTATGCTAATGTTATCTTTGGCAGGCTTGGTCCTAAAGTTAAATTTTGGATAACTATTAATGAGCCATACAATATAGCCAATGTAGGCCACGGCTATGGAGCAGCTGCCCCAG gcaTCAGTTTCCGACCAGGAACTGCTCCCTATAATGTGGGCCACAACCTGATTAAAGCCCATGCCGAGGCCTGGCACCTCTACAATGACAAGTACCGAGCCACACAGAAAGGAATTATCTCTATCACAATCAACTCTGACTGGTCAGAACCCAGAAACCCCTACAAGCAGGAGGATGTAGATGCTGCAAGACGTGTAGTGCAG TTCTATATTGGCTGGTTTGCCCATCCCATATTTAATGGAGACTACAGCCCCACAATGAAGACAATCATTCGGGCGCGAAGTTTAGCTGCTGGTCTGGCAAAATCTCG GCTGCCTGAGTTTTCTCCTGAAGAGATTAAGAGAATTAAGGGTACCCATGATTATTTTGCGTTCAACCATTACACCACAGTTCTAGCCTTCCCCGTGGATTACAAAAATCTCCAGCACTATGACGCAGATCG TGGTGCAGGGACAGTTGCTGATCGTACGTGGCTGGATTCGGGCTCAGGGTGGCTGAAGGTCTCACCGTTTGGATTCCGCAGGATTTTGAACTTTATAAAGCAGGAGTATGGAAATCCTACTATTATCATCACTGAGAATGGTGTCTCGGAGCGAGGGCCTGTTGACCTAAATGATATCCACAGGAGCCATTTCTATGAAAAATATATCAACCAGGTGCTAAAAG CCTACTTGCTAGATGGTGTGGATATCCGTGGTTACACAGCATGGTCGCTGATGGACAACCTAGAATGGGCGACTGGCTATGAAGACAGATTTGGCCTTTTCTACGTCAACCGATCAGACCCTAAACTTCCCCGAGTGCCCAAGTCCTCTGTTAAACTCTACTCCACCATCATCACATGCAACGGATACCCTGACCCCACCTCAGGACCCCATGAGTGTATGAACCCTGTGCCTGAAG GAACTAGTGCACCCATGTCTATGGGAACGAGTACAACATTGTCTATGGAAACGAGTACAACAGTGTCTATGGAAACGAGTACAACAGTGTCTATGGAAACGAGTGCAGGAACGATTGCGCCGATCACTGACAACACGGTGAAATTCCTGGGAATGACTCTTACGACCAGTGATGCTGAGATTGGACTTACCACAACCTTTGCTCTACTGgttgtttcagtgtttgttgcTATTGGTTCATTAATTGGTATCTGTATGTTGAAAcgtaaatga
- the gjc4b gene encoding gap junction gamma-1 protein — protein MSWSFLTRLLDEISNHSTFVGKIWLTLLIVFRIVLTAVGGESIYYDEQSKFVCNTQQPGCENVCYDAFAPLSHIRFWVFQVIMITTPTIMYLGFAMHKIARMEDEDYRPRNRRRMPIVSRGANRDYEEAEDNGEEDPMILEEIEPEKDKEVVEKPSKKHDGRRRIKRDGLMKVYVFQLFSRAIFEVSFLFGQYILYGLEVAPSYVCTRSPCPHTVDCFVSRPTEKTIFLLIMYAVSALCLLFTMLEILHLGISGIRDCFCGPRSRPPTPRHPALASQRSSISRQPSAPPGYNTALKKDPTGKMGFRDNLGDSGRESFGDEASSRELERLRRHLKLAQQHLDLAYQNEENSPSRSSSPESNGTAVEQNRLNFAQEKQSSTCDKGLRA, from the exons ATGAGCTGGAGCTTCCTCACGCGTCTGCTGGATGAGATCTCCAATCACTCCACGTTCGTGGGAAAAATATGGCTCACTCTCCTCATTGTCTTCCGCATCGTGCTGACGGCGGTCGGGGGCGAGTCGATCTACTACGATGAACAGAGTAAATTTGTGTGTAACACACAGCAACCTGGTTGCGAGAACGTGTGCTACGATGCGTTTGCGCCGCTCTCGCACATTCGTTTCTGGGTCTTCCAGGTGATTATGATCACCACCCCCACCATCATGTACCTTGGTTTTGCTATGCACAAGATCGCCCGAATGGAGGACGAAGACTACCGGCCCCGGAACAGGAGGAGGATGCCGATCGTAAGCCGCGGTGCCAACCGGGACTACGAGGAAGCGGAGGACAACGGGGAGGAGGACCCCATGATCCTGGAGGAGATTGAGCCAGAAAAGGATAAGGAAGTTGTTGAGAAGCCCAGCAAAAAGCACGATGGACGCCGCCGCATCAAAAGAGATGGCCTCATGAAGGTCTACGTGTTTCAGCTGTTTTCGCGTGCCATCTTTGAGGTCTCGTTTCTATTTGGACAATACATCCTTTATGGATTAGAAGTGGCGCCGTCCTACGTATGCACTCGCTCGCCTTGCCCGCACACCGTCGATTGCTTCGTGTCACgtcccacagagaaaacaatcTTCCTACTCATCATGTACGCCGTCAGCGCCTTGTGTCTGCTCTTCACCATGCTGGAGATCCTCCACCTCGGCATTAGCGGCATTCGCGACTGCTTCTGCGGTCCGCGGTCTCGACCTCCCACCCCTCGTCACCCAGCTCTGGCCAGCCAGAGGTCGTCCATCTCCCGCCAGCCCTCTGCGCCTCCGGGCTACAACACGGCTTTAAAGAAGGACCCAACAGGAAAAATGGGCTTCAGGGACAACCTGGGAGACTCAGGCCGCGAGTCATTTGGGGATGAAGCCTCATCAAGGGAGCTGGAGAGGCTGCGCAGACACTTAAAACTGGCTCAGCAACATCTGGACCTGGCCTACCAGAATGAGGAAAACAGCCCATCACGCAGCAGCAGTCCGGAGTCCAACGGCACCGCAGTCGAGCAGAACAGATTAAATTTCGCCCAGGAGAAGCAGAGCAGCACATGTGATAAAG GTCTCCGTGCGTAG